In Paenibacillus sp. 1781tsa1, one DNA window encodes the following:
- a CDS encoding DUF4832 domain-containing protein: MTRLFDRSKRSFGLFLAFVLMITLLLPTEALPKASAATITIDGNVSDWSSVSALTTNSGTAQTLKVTNDGTNLYLLVQGSGLSTAMGNFWINTDNNTSTGYQAAGWGTTGVEWLLENTGLYRYGGSGTDWSWNFNSTLTSSQFYRSSSIIEVAIPLSTLQISAGSTVRVGYIDNSSDTSRLPAAGQTLPAYLLTSSGSGGGTGNNTVVNPVELDSPLNNPFKGWAPSAKSTTYAQPHRLVYAGVTWKELESTKGTYDFSAIEATNNFAYWKSKGVKVVFRFILDSPTGQAHRDIPDWLYNDMVARGESPGTVYNDTTGGMGTGNNMGFSPNYNSTYLQERHKLAIEAIAARYNTNDRPVAFVQIGSLGHWGEFHTWPYVGPNGETNYTGAFPTNDISNKYVQHYIDAFAGKEDKMQVLIRRSIALAKTNNKGMVMGMFNDVFGHKDSFDADWGWYTGTQNGYWDDIGQQQPGHPNFWETRISGGEFYGGASGMLAALTTGSGFTETLRQTELSKPSWLGPNSPASLPLNHALQANIDALKKRMGYHFVVKEISHPSTISGSTFTTTIKVENKGVQHFPFAWPVEIQLRSGNTVVAKKTTNVNLTTWKTGTYTLTDSISVSGLAAGTYDIAIAIIDPSTTQPGVDFANTNKLTDGAFKLSSVTK; encoded by the coding sequence ATGACAAGATTATTTGATCGAAGTAAGAGGAGTTTTGGACTGTTTTTGGCTTTTGTCCTCATGATAACCTTGCTTTTGCCTACGGAAGCCTTACCCAAAGCCTCTGCTGCAACCATCACCATTGATGGCAATGTGAGCGACTGGAGCAGCGTTAGTGCTCTCACGACCAATAGTGGCACAGCCCAGACGCTCAAAGTAACGAATGATGGGACCAACCTCTATCTCCTCGTTCAAGGCTCAGGTCTGAGTACGGCGATGGGCAACTTCTGGATTAACACCGATAACAATACTTCAACCGGTTACCAGGCTGCGGGCTGGGGGACTACAGGTGTGGAGTGGCTCCTTGAAAATACGGGATTATACCGTTATGGCGGCAGCGGGACCGACTGGAGCTGGAATTTCAACAGCACATTAACCAGCTCACAATTCTACCGTAGCTCCTCCATCATCGAAGTTGCTATTCCTCTCTCGACACTGCAAATCAGTGCAGGCAGTACAGTGCGAGTCGGGTATATCGATAACAGCTCGGATACATCCAGACTGCCCGCAGCTGGACAAACACTGCCCGCTTATCTCCTGACCTCGTCTGGATCGGGTGGGGGTACGGGGAACAATACCGTGGTGAATCCTGTAGAGCTCGACAGCCCACTCAACAATCCATTCAAAGGCTGGGCGCCTTCGGCCAAGAGCACGACATATGCACAGCCACACAGGCTCGTATATGCCGGCGTAACCTGGAAGGAGTTAGAGTCCACCAAAGGCACATATGATTTTAGTGCAATTGAAGCCACCAATAATTTTGCTTACTGGAAAAGTAAAGGCGTCAAAGTGGTGTTTCGCTTCATTCTGGACAGCCCGACAGGACAGGCTCATCGGGATATTCCCGACTGGCTCTACAATGACATGGTTGCCCGTGGAGAATCACCCGGAACCGTATACAACGATACAACCGGAGGCATGGGTACAGGCAACAACATGGGCTTCTCTCCCAACTACAACTCCACTTATCTGCAAGAACGGCACAAGTTAGCGATTGAAGCTATTGCAGCAAGGTACAATACCAATGATCGTCCAGTTGCTTTTGTCCAGATCGGTTCCCTCGGACACTGGGGCGAGTTCCATACGTGGCCTTATGTTGGACCCAATGGTGAAACCAATTACACAGGCGCTTTCCCTACCAATGACATCTCGAACAAGTATGTTCAGCATTACATTGATGCCTTTGCTGGCAAAGAGGACAAAATGCAGGTTCTGATCCGCCGCAGTATCGCCTTGGCGAAAACCAACAATAAAGGCATGGTCATGGGCATGTTCAACGATGTGTTTGGACACAAAGACAGCTTCGATGCGGATTGGGGTTGGTACACGGGCACCCAGAATGGCTATTGGGATGACATCGGCCAGCAGCAACCAGGACACCCGAACTTCTGGGAAACCCGAATCTCTGGTGGTGAATTTTACGGAGGTGCTTCCGGCATGCTTGCGGCATTAACCACCGGTAGCGGCTTCACGGAAACGCTGCGTCAAACGGAGCTCAGTAAACCAAGCTGGCTGGGACCGAATTCTCCTGCTTCGCTTCCTCTGAATCATGCATTACAGGCCAATATTGATGCACTCAAGAAACGAATGGGTTACCACTTTGTCGTGAAGGAAATATCGCATCCATCCACCATTAGCGGAAGCACGTTTACCACAACGATTAAAGTGGAAAATAAAGGCGTACAGCATTTCCCGTTTGCTTGGCCGGTTGAGATTCAACTCCGCAGCGGTAATACCGTTGTTGCGAAGAAAACTACAAACGTTAATCTGACCACATGGAAAACGGGTACCTACACCTTGACCGACTCCATTTCTGTCTCCGGTCTTGCTGCTGGCACCTATGATATCGCGATTGCGATCATCGATCCATCAACCACTCAGCCTGGCGTGGACTTCGCCAATACGAATAAGCTGACGGACGGAGCATTTAAGCTGAGCAGTGTAACAAAGTAA
- a CDS encoding Gfo/Idh/MocA family protein, with protein sequence MEKIKMAFIGVGDMGSHHCIGFDLLEESEVRYICDMNEANVARTLAELKNSNPTIVSDYHELLAKEDLDAVVISVPNYLHREVAVAFLEAGKHVFLEKPVAHTIEDCDAIIEAAEASGRVLQIGLVYRYSNLYRRMEKELENGRLGDVKLMWCKEFRDPFPPADWFYDKTKSGGAIVEKDCHHFDIFNWMIQAKPVRVFASGGQHVMKQGERNRIQNSYSHYPTKEISDTSIVDHAFITIDYDNGSKANLGLCMYLKPRNLMGEGLEIGLIGENGGQMVARNDKTIDIVGGKDWTKDHLEIDVTSDSIMGGHTGGQTQRIDFLKCVQEGKQPFASAQVGRNALLIALAAEKSILEERYVYLEEISG encoded by the coding sequence ATGGAGAAGATAAAAATGGCTTTTATCGGTGTAGGAGACATGGGGTCACATCATTGCATTGGTTTTGATTTGCTCGAAGAGAGTGAGGTTCGTTATATCTGTGATATGAATGAGGCCAATGTGGCACGTACACTGGCTGAACTTAAAAACAGTAACCCCACTATAGTTAGTGATTATCATGAACTGCTTGCCAAGGAAGATTTGGATGCGGTGGTCATCAGTGTGCCGAACTATCTGCATCGTGAAGTAGCGGTCGCTTTTTTGGAAGCTGGCAAGCATGTATTTCTGGAGAAACCGGTCGCCCATACCATTGAGGACTGTGATGCCATTATAGAAGCGGCGGAAGCCTCGGGACGGGTATTGCAGATCGGATTGGTTTATCGGTATTCGAATCTGTATCGCCGAATGGAGAAGGAATTGGAGAACGGCCGTCTTGGTGATGTGAAATTGATGTGGTGCAAAGAATTCCGAGACCCGTTCCCACCTGCGGATTGGTTCTATGACAAAACCAAGTCCGGGGGAGCGATTGTAGAGAAGGATTGTCATCACTTCGATATTTTCAACTGGATGATCCAGGCGAAGCCTGTCCGCGTGTTTGCCTCTGGAGGCCAGCATGTCATGAAACAAGGAGAGCGCAATCGGATTCAGAATTCATACAGTCACTATCCGACAAAAGAAATCTCGGATACCTCCATCGTCGACCATGCCTTTATCACCATTGATTATGATAACGGCAGCAAGGCCAATCTGGGCCTGTGCATGTATCTGAAACCGCGCAATCTGATGGGAGAAGGGCTTGAGATTGGCCTGATCGGAGAGAACGGCGGTCAGATGGTGGCTCGGAATGACAAGACGATTGATATCGTTGGTGGGAAAGACTGGACGAAAGATCATCTGGAGATTGATGTGACGTCGGATTCCATTATGGGCGGTCATACGGGCGGACAGACTCAGCGTATTGATTTTCTGAAATGTGTACAGGAAGGCAAGCAGCCTTTTGCGAGTGCACAGGTTGGTCGTAACGCGTTGCTTATTGCCCTGGCGGCAGAGAAATCCATTTTGGAAGAACGGTATGTCTATTTAGAAGAAATTTCAGGCTGA
- a CDS encoding carbohydrate ABC transporter permease yields MNRLRKYDTLLFFLFILPWIIGFITFFLIPFGTSVFYAFTDARLPGATNFNFVGIDNFTHMMDDPVFLKSLLNTMYFVVFGVPIVTAGMLGLAMLLNFNVKGIALFRTFFYLPTLVPIVATVIIWRLVFNSEFGILNAGLGALGIGKVDWIGGEHTIKPVIIMLQVWISGSGVLIFLAALKNVPRHLYEAAAIDGASGVRRFFQITLPMISPSILFVIIIQTMYNFQMFTEALLLSKGGPNYSAYTFVYNIYKSAFTDLKFSMAMTQSIFLFAVISLVTLILMKLSNRFVYYEGER; encoded by the coding sequence ATGAACAGGTTGAGAAAATATGACACGCTGCTGTTCTTTCTCTTCATTTTGCCTTGGATCATTGGATTTATCACCTTTTTTCTGATTCCTTTTGGAACCTCGGTATTCTATGCCTTTACGGATGCCAGACTTCCTGGAGCGACTAACTTTAACTTTGTCGGGATCGATAATTTTACACACATGATGGACGATCCCGTCTTCTTGAAAAGTCTGCTGAACACGATGTATTTTGTAGTATTTGGTGTTCCGATTGTAACAGCAGGCATGCTTGGTCTGGCGATGCTACTTAATTTTAATGTCAAAGGAATTGCCTTGTTCCGCACCTTCTTCTATTTGCCGACCCTGGTGCCGATTGTGGCAACGGTCATAATCTGGCGGCTGGTATTCAACTCCGAATTTGGCATCTTGAACGCTGGACTTGGCGCACTTGGTATAGGCAAAGTGGACTGGATTGGCGGAGAACATACGATTAAGCCGGTCATCATCATGCTTCAGGTCTGGATCTCCGGCAGTGGGGTACTGATCTTCCTGGCTGCACTGAAGAATGTACCCAGACATTTGTATGAAGCGGCAGCCATCGATGGTGCCAGCGGGGTTCGCCGATTTTTCCAGATTACGCTACCGATGATCAGTCCTTCCATTCTGTTTGTCATCATTATTCAGACCATGTATAACTTTCAGATGTTTACGGAAGCACTCCTGTTATCCAAGGGTGGTCCAAACTACTCCGCCTATACATTTGTCTACAATATCTACAAGTCGGCCTTTACCGATCTGAAATTCAGCATGGCGATGACACAGTCCATTTTCCTGTTCGCCGTGATCTCACTTGTCACCCTGATCCTGATGAAATTATCGAACCGCTTTGTGTATTACGAGGGAGAACGATAG
- a CDS encoding carbohydrate ABC transporter permease, with protein sequence MNSRKIAVKTSQYTLLIAALMLFAGPLVWMLSTMLKTKAETYKVPPTILPDTFSLEAFERLFAVQPMMWQWIQNSLFISFFVAAGAVVSSSLVAYGFSRFANRYRNMLFPVVLVTLMIPPSIMMIPSYVLFSKLNWIDTWLPLIVPAWLGGAYYIFLFRQFFMTIPQELDEATYLDGGNRWTVYARVIMPLSKPIIMTTIIFAFVNSWLDFLGPFLYIKNAEMFTLSVGLQLLIGQTSQDLPALAAGAFISIVPIGLLYLFAQRYIVEGVVLTGTKG encoded by the coding sequence ATGAATAGCCGAAAAATAGCGGTAAAAACGTCCCAATATACGTTGCTAATCGCAGCGTTAATGCTATTCGCAGGGCCTCTTGTATGGATGCTCTCGACCATGCTGAAAACCAAAGCGGAAACGTATAAGGTACCTCCAACCATCCTGCCAGACACATTCAGTCTGGAAGCCTTTGAACGGTTGTTCGCTGTACAGCCGATGATGTGGCAGTGGATTCAAAACTCATTGTTCATTTCCTTTTTTGTTGCAGCGGGAGCGGTGGTGTCCAGTTCACTTGTCGCTTACGGTTTCTCTCGCTTTGCAAATAGATACCGGAATATGTTGTTCCCGGTTGTACTCGTTACGTTGATGATTCCCCCATCCATTATGATGATTCCCTCGTACGTCCTATTTTCCAAGTTAAACTGGATTGACACCTGGTTGCCGCTCATTGTGCCGGCCTGGCTCGGAGGCGCCTATTATATCTTCCTGTTTCGTCAATTCTTCATGACCATTCCCCAGGAGCTGGATGAAGCTACATATCTGGATGGCGGCAATCGCTGGACGGTATATGCACGAGTAATTATGCCGCTGTCCAAACCCATTATTATGACAACCATCATTTTTGCCTTTGTGAATTCCTGGCTCGATTTTCTGGGGCCCTTCCTGTATATCAAAAATGCAGAAATGTTCACCCTGAGCGTAGGTTTGCAGCTCCTGATTGGTCAGACGAGCCAGGATCTGCCGGCACTTGCGGCGGGAGCATTCATCAGTATTGTTCCGATTGGCCTGCTATATCTGTTTGCACAACGTTATATCGTTGAGGGGGTGGTGCTCACGGGCACCAAAGGGTAG
- a CDS encoding sugar ABC transporter substrate-binding protein has protein sequence MRAKSKRLFNVWALVLATMVIISGCANGGSSENANSGDSGSSEGSGEPVTITYSQWGTAEELHRTQELLDQFMKANSNIEVKLEGKDWGSYWDGLTANAAGGTLPDVFKTSYAYVEKYAELGIFKELDGLLAENQFDLNNVDKSLLGLHQYQGKQVSLPIDANVIVWYYNKAIFENETTNPHDAPVPSLEPTWDEITDIATKLTLDKNGKSADEAGFDAGNIKQWGLSISPGSTMDWFLEPELWSNGAKLVNDDGSLALETPEAMEVLNYFIDLTKNKKINTTPAQIEGLGGQVNLAITTSKVAMNPGGSWNTTNYQEAGVDYGISYLPKFKTNQTVVQPAGLAISSNTKHEEAAYKLLAWLAGPDGQTELAKQGYSIPANKAAADAYIATVGEDNKIFLDAQQYGIVSPFTTKKTDLVWTYGEQSLKLPLAGDGDLNAALKDLASKMQ, from the coding sequence ATGAGAGCGAAGAGCAAACGGTTATTCAATGTGTGGGCACTTGTACTTGCAACAATGGTGATCATCAGTGGATGTGCGAATGGAGGATCGTCGGAAAATGCCAACTCTGGAGATTCCGGAAGCAGTGAAGGCTCAGGCGAGCCGGTAACCATCACGTACTCACAATGGGGGACGGCAGAAGAGCTTCATCGTACACAGGAACTGCTGGATCAGTTCATGAAGGCCAATAGCAATATTGAGGTCAAATTGGAAGGCAAGGATTGGGGCAGTTACTGGGACGGACTGACAGCGAATGCGGCGGGGGGTACACTTCCGGACGTGTTCAAAACAAGTTATGCATACGTGGAGAAATACGCCGAACTGGGTATTTTCAAGGAATTGGATGGCTTGCTGGCGGAAAATCAGTTTGATCTGAACAATGTGGACAAAAGTCTGCTGGGTCTCCACCAGTATCAGGGTAAACAAGTATCCTTACCGATCGATGCCAACGTCATCGTATGGTATTACAACAAAGCGATCTTTGAGAATGAAACCACGAATCCTCATGATGCTCCCGTTCCTTCGCTTGAGCCCACATGGGATGAAATTACCGATATTGCAACCAAGCTGACGCTGGATAAGAACGGGAAAAGCGCAGACGAAGCGGGTTTTGATGCCGGAAACATCAAGCAGTGGGGCTTGTCCATTTCACCAGGATCAACGATGGATTGGTTTCTGGAGCCGGAACTGTGGTCCAATGGTGCGAAGCTGGTGAATGATGATGGTTCCCTTGCGCTTGAGACACCTGAAGCGATGGAAGTGCTGAACTATTTTATAGATTTGACCAAAAATAAAAAGATCAACACCACACCTGCACAGATTGAAGGTTTAGGTGGACAGGTGAATCTTGCGATTACGACTTCCAAAGTAGCCATGAATCCGGGTGGCAGCTGGAATACAACCAACTACCAGGAGGCTGGCGTAGATTATGGTATCTCCTATTTGCCAAAATTCAAAACCAACCAAACCGTTGTTCAGCCGGCAGGTCTTGCGATCAGTTCCAACACCAAACATGAAGAGGCAGCATACAAGCTGCTTGCCTGGCTTGCGGGTCCGGATGGACAGACTGAACTTGCAAAGCAAGGATATTCCATTCCGGCTAACAAGGCCGCAGCGGATGCTTATATCGCCACTGTAGGTGAAGATAATAAAATCTTCCTGGATGCGCAGCAGTATGGCATTGTATCCCCATTTACAACCAAGAAAACCGATCTGGTCTGGACATACGGCGAGCAATCACTCAAACTTCCGCTTGCCGGAGATGGTGATCTGAACGCAGCGCTTAAGGATTTGGCCTCCAAGATGCAATAA
- a CDS encoding LacI family DNA-binding transcriptional regulator, which translates to MAKLKDIADRVGVSISTVSRVMKNDVNRSVSDETRKKIWDTAEELGYRSQRPAKKKKIEPKTAYAIGCVVAIPQNKYNSPYFSVIMEGIEKQLAEAGMRLEFVYSIENDGDTVQLQSLVKEHRIDGMIVVERIDPEAYRWLKANVRTVVGVDITDPDIPVVGYDREEAAREATNHLIEQGHRIIAYIGGAEYKNDFREEKRFLGYQRAMNGAGLTIDDHWVIDVKWDVSLSYELTKQAFTNNANRPTAIFAASDMMAIAAMRAATEQGLRIPEDIAFFGVDNIEISEFTSPPLSTIHVPKLEMGMFAVKQLLDYLDHQYDVAVKMIVPYRCIFRQSSNGKME; encoded by the coding sequence ATGGCAAAATTGAAGGATATTGCAGACCGGGTTGGTGTATCGATCTCTACCGTTTCGCGCGTGATGAAGAACGATGTCAATCGATCGGTCAGCGATGAAACCCGCAAAAAGATCTGGGACACCGCTGAGGAGCTGGGTTATCGCTCACAGCGTCCGGCCAAGAAAAAGAAGATTGAACCTAAAACGGCTTATGCAATTGGTTGTGTGGTCGCCATTCCGCAGAACAAATACAACAGTCCTTATTTTTCAGTCATTATGGAAGGTATTGAGAAGCAGCTTGCTGAAGCGGGCATGCGGCTGGAATTTGTGTATAGCATCGAGAACGATGGAGATACCGTACAATTGCAATCTCTGGTGAAGGAACATCGGATTGATGGCATGATTGTAGTGGAACGAATTGACCCGGAAGCTTATCGCTGGCTCAAAGCCAATGTACGGACTGTTGTTGGAGTGGACATTACGGACCCGGACATTCCAGTCGTTGGTTATGACCGTGAAGAGGCGGCGAGAGAGGCCACGAATCATCTGATTGAGCAAGGACATCGGATCATTGCCTACATTGGCGGTGCGGAGTACAAGAATGATTTTCGTGAGGAAAAACGTTTCCTTGGTTACCAACGTGCGATGAATGGTGCGGGATTAACGATTGATGATCACTGGGTCATTGATGTGAAATGGGATGTTTCACTGAGTTATGAATTGACCAAGCAGGCATTTACCAATAATGCGAATAGACCTACAGCCATTTTTGCCGCCAGTGATATGATGGCCATTGCAGCCATGCGCGCTGCAACAGAACAGGGACTCCGCATCCCGGAGGATATCGCCTTTTTCGGGGTGGATAATATTGAAATATCCGAATTCACCTCTCCGCCATTATCGACCATCCATGTACCCAAGCTGGAGATGGGCATGTTCGCGGTTAAGCAGCTGCTCGATTATCTGGATCATCAATATGATGTGGCTGTCAAAATGATCGTTCCGTACCGCTGCATATTCCGCCAATCTTCCAATGGCAAAATGGAATAG
- the arr gene encoding NAD(+)--rifampin ADP-ribosyltransferase yields the protein MNDPKNLLDHGPFFHGTKAELNIGDLLEPQYLSNYQDKKSNHIYFTGTLNAAKWGAELAKTNAKERIYIVEPLGDFENDPNLTDQRFPGNPTRSYRSKSPLKIVAELASWERHSDEEINHMLSSLKKLSEEGKNVIYD from the coding sequence ATGAATGACCCAAAAAATCTCTTAGATCATGGACCCTTTTTTCATGGCACTAAAGCAGAACTGAACATTGGAGATTTATTGGAACCGCAATACCTATCCAACTACCAAGATAAAAAATCTAACCATATTTACTTTACGGGAACATTAAATGCTGCCAAGTGGGGTGCTGAATTAGCAAAAACGAATGCCAAAGAAAGAATTTACATTGTTGAACCATTAGGAGATTTTGAAAATGATCCTAACTTAACGGATCAACGATTCCCCGGCAACCCAACACGCTCATATCGATCTAAATCACCTCTAAAAATAGTAGCGGAATTAGCTTCATGGGAAAGACACTCCGATGAAGAGATCAATCATATGCTCTCCTCTTTAAAGAAATTAAGTGAAGAAGGGAAAAATGTGATCTACGATTAA
- a CDS encoding AraC family transcriptional regulator, with protein MSLQQAIYPLQRTVTYKEWSPNVHYAQFQSLPPGKLAKRRLYDFELLYVSQGEAATYMNNKHYILKAGQLILLPAGVYHQNEVVSSPEARFIGIHFDFFNELTIQTEADMVVNEETVLHHKFAVEACAEGMTPLSFNPTYTPSPATVQLMEQLVHEFTMRPPGYELVCKALMLQILTHLLRSSWRSSPRHDSVHGEKLLEVMKHIEGAPSNPWTNSGIAKQLNLSVDHMAKLFKQIAGMPPNEYIQSIRLSEARKLLRETDHSIEAVGVQSGYPDIHYFSRMFRKYEGISPREYRKLSRML; from the coding sequence ATGTCTCTGCAACAAGCGATATATCCTCTGCAACGAACCGTCACTTACAAGGAATGGTCCCCCAACGTGCATTATGCTCAATTCCAGAGCCTTCCTCCCGGAAAGCTGGCAAAGCGGCGTTTGTATGATTTTGAACTTCTGTACGTCTCTCAAGGCGAAGCTGCAACTTATATGAACAATAAACACTATATTCTGAAGGCAGGTCAGCTAATCTTGCTGCCTGCCGGTGTCTATCATCAGAATGAGGTGGTTTCCAGCCCGGAAGCACGTTTCATTGGCATTCATTTTGATTTCTTCAACGAATTGACCATTCAGACCGAGGCCGATATGGTTGTGAACGAAGAGACTGTTCTGCATCATAAATTCGCAGTGGAAGCTTGCGCAGAAGGCATGACGCCGCTATCCTTCAACCCGACCTATACCCCTTCTCCAGCTACCGTGCAGCTTATGGAACAATTGGTACATGAATTTACGATGCGCCCACCGGGATATGAACTGGTATGCAAAGCCTTGATGCTTCAGATATTGACCCATCTGCTGCGTTCATCCTGGCGAAGCTCCCCACGCCATGATTCGGTACACGGAGAGAAGCTGCTTGAAGTCATGAAACATATAGAGGGCGCCCCTTCCAATCCGTGGACCAATTCGGGCATCGCCAAACAATTAAACCTGAGTGTGGATCACATGGCCAAATTGTTCAAACAGATTGCGGGCATGCCGCCCAATGAATACATTCAATCCATCCGTCTGAGCGAGGCACGTAAGTTGCTGCGGGAAACCGATCATTCCATTGAGGCGGTCGGTGTACAAAGCGGTTACCCGGACATTCATTATTTCAGCCGCATGTTCCGCAAATATGAAGGCATTTCCCCCCGGGAATACCGGAAGTTGTCCAGAATGCTGTAA
- a CDS encoding carbohydrate-binding family 9-like protein — MNSLPVERSTSYRCERLRSVAQNGFLTAADWERCVPVELVDTVTGRPPHQSTEVRFGWSPEYLHIRFVCQDDHVVSDFTERNQPLYEQDVVELFIDEQGDGRNYMELEISPHNVIFDALIHNNDEGSAFQADVTWQLEGLQTSVEVDLQGHRVYLIHIPASNFQPPLTKGVCWRVNVYRIDENVQGDREYQAWQPTGAVNFHLPARFGYFQLG; from the coding sequence ATGAACTCTCTCCCGGTGGAACGGAGCACGAGTTATCGCTGCGAACGACTCAGGTCCGTTGCACAGAATGGATTTCTCACGGCTGCGGATTGGGAGCGATGTGTTCCAGTGGAACTGGTGGACACGGTAACAGGCAGACCACCTCATCAATCTACAGAAGTTCGTTTTGGCTGGAGTCCCGAATACTTGCATATTCGCTTTGTATGCCAGGATGATCACGTCGTATCTGATTTCACGGAAAGGAATCAGCCATTGTATGAGCAGGATGTAGTTGAACTGTTCATTGATGAACAGGGTGATGGCAGGAACTACATGGAACTTGAGATCAGTCCGCACAACGTGATATTTGATGCACTCATTCATAATAACGACGAAGGTTCAGCATTCCAGGCAGATGTAACCTGGCAGCTGGAGGGGTTGCAAACGTCTGTAGAGGTGGATCTTCAGGGCCATCGGGTGTATCTGATCCATATTCCTGCCAGTAACTTCCAGCCCCCCCTGACTAAAGGGGTGTGCTGGAGGGTCAACGTGTACCGTATTGATGAGAATGTGCAGGGAGATCGGGAGTATCAGGCATGGCAGCCCACGGGGGCTGTAAACTTTCATTTGCCTGCCCGGTTTGGTTATTTTCAATTGGGATAG
- a CDS encoding sugar phosphate isomerase/epimerase — protein MKKGINIWSFPGDASITDCIQTAKQAGFEGIELSLNGEGELSLSATDQEVRDIQGRLEEAELEIAGLATGLYWDYPMTSARPEIRTKALDVCKKQLELAATFGVDTILVIPGAVGVDFVPDSEVTDYEVAYERAQEALAHLLPYAKSAGVSIGIENVWNKFLVSPLELRAFIDSFGSEYIGSYFDVGNVVQNGYPEQWVRILGHRIKKVHFKDYRRQAGGLHGFVDLLAGDVNYPAVMQALQAIGYDNYVTAEMIPPYAHHSKQIIFNTSKAMDAILGRSQ, from the coding sequence ATGAAAAAAGGGATTAATATATGGTCGTTTCCAGGAGATGCCTCTATTACGGATTGTATTCAGACGGCGAAGCAAGCTGGCTTTGAGGGGATTGAACTATCGCTTAATGGAGAAGGTGAACTGAGTCTGTCTGCCACAGATCAGGAGGTTCGTGATATTCAGGGACGTCTGGAGGAAGCTGAACTCGAAATCGCGGGACTTGCAACCGGGTTGTACTGGGATTACCCGATGACGAGCGCCCGCCCGGAGATTCGCACGAAAGCACTGGATGTGTGTAAAAAACAGTTGGAGCTTGCCGCGACATTTGGTGTGGATACCATTCTGGTCATTCCGGGTGCGGTTGGTGTGGATTTCGTTCCAGACAGTGAAGTGACGGATTATGAAGTTGCTTACGAACGGGCGCAAGAAGCCCTTGCGCACCTGCTGCCGTATGCGAAAAGTGCAGGCGTATCCATTGGCATTGAGAACGTATGGAACAAGTTTTTGGTATCACCGTTAGAACTGCGTGCCTTTATTGATTCTTTTGGCTCAGAGTATATAGGTTCGTATTTCGATGTGGGCAATGTCGTACAGAACGGTTACCCGGAGCAGTGGGTTCGCATTCTGGGTCATCGGATCAAAAAGGTGCACTTCAAGGATTACCGTCGTCAAGCGGGAGGGCTTCATGGATTTGTGGATTTGCTGGCTGGAGATGTGAATTATCCGGCGGTGATGCAGGCATTACAGGCTATTGGTTACGACAACTACGTGACTGCGGAGATGATTCCGCCTTACGCTCATCATTCGAAGCAGATCATATTCAATACATCCAAAGCGATGGATGCCATTCTTGGGCGTTCTCAGTAA